TTAGGACTCGCTGTAAAACGCGAAGGATCTCAAACTCAATTCTGGAAAACAGATCAAACTTTGGCTACTTTTTCTTAGCCAGCCTCGATCCACCTAAAATAACAGCTACAACTCCAACAACAAGCATCACGATAGCATCGGTAGAGCCCGATCCGCCAAAGGCTTGATCAAGTTCTGAACCCAGCGAGTTGTATTCCTGGTAACCAAAATAAAGAAGGAGAGCGCCGGCGAGGAGGAGTGCAATAGCAACAATGCGATTCATAGCAGAGGTTTTTTAGGGTTGTATTCTATCTAAGCATTCTGGCAAACAAGCGCAATATGCAAATCGGATGGCTGTATTCTGAGAGTCTTTTTTTTAATTTGTCTTCACTCTTCATTTCTAAACCCTGTCCTTTCTCTGGCGCTTGAGTAAAGGAAAACTTTATGAACTACTTAAGTTGTCATCCTGAGCGCCCCATTTTTTACCAGAGATTTCCAGGCATGAACGCGAAGGATCTCAAATTCAGACATGCCAAATAATTCAACCTTTGAGATCCTTCGTGTTAAACTACGTGCCCCTCGCTTAGTACTACGCACTCAGGATGACAACATCTGGGTTTTGGCCAGGACAAGAGGCCAGCCATTACCGGAATCAAATAGATACTACTACGAATCACAAAAGACATAAGCATCGATTGGAGAAGACATGCTTATGTTTTGAAATTTTCGTCTATATGTTCCTGAATTTCTGTCTAGACGAAATTATTTTTTCTTCTAAATGAAAGTTTGAGTTACTCCAGCGGTAAGTGGAAGAATGGTTTAGACTAGTGTTATTAGTATTAGAACAGCCGAACGAAATTAGAAATTTGGAATAAACCAATCCTCAGGTATACCAAGGACTTCGCTAACTTTTTTTCCAGGAAACTCTATTATCCTGTCAGTTTTTAATTCTATTCTTTTAAGATCAATCATATTCATATCTATTGATTTATTCGAAAAGGGATGCTTTACTAACCAATGTTCTGCAACATGTAAGTTTGAAGGAAAAATCCTGGTAAAAAACACACCGGATAATCTTTTATAATTTGGATTTAAACCATCACCAAAAAACCCTTCTAACTCTCTTTGAATGCTCACAGGTTTTTTGTTCTCAAAAATGACTTTTTCTCTCCCAAATAAAGTATCGTAAATATTATGTTGGCTAAGTATATGATCACCAACATAGTTAATAAATACAATGAACGGTTTATTCAGTTTTCCATAGTAACCTGCCTTCTTTGATAAGGCGTTAGTTAAAACCTCAACTATATTATTCCATTTTACTCCATAATCTCCATATACGCCAATTGAACCCTTTCTATCTTTTCTCCCCCTAAATTCTTTTTTTATTGGTATTAAAGTTACTTCTAATTTTACTTTCTCATTTTCATAGATAATTTGTGGTCCAAACCTGTCTAAATATTTGTTCTTATTTTCAATTACCTCATCCGGATCAAATTTTTTGATTTCATTCTCAATGTATACTGAGATTTTCTTTTCGCTGGGCGATTTTATCTTTTTTAAAACAAATTCATTTATACTGAGATAGAAATTTGGAGTATTAATTCTATTAAGCCTATCCAATACTCTTGCTCTAATTTTATTATGTGCATTTTCAGTATCATCTTTTATGGCTTTAGCCTCTACATAAATCTCATCTACTCCCTTTTTCATTAAAAAATCTGGTGACTTCTTAGAATCTGGTAATGATGGGTGGATTTCGATTTCATAGCCCATTTTTTTGAATAATTGAAAAACTACTAACTCAAAAAAGCAACTCTCAAATTCATACTCCAACCTACTCTGTAAATTGTTTTTGTCTTCTTCAGGGTAGTTTTCAAACCATTTATTTAATAAAGTTCTCACTTTAACTGCTAATTCTGTAGCACTCCGATCATAATATTCAAACGTACTCTCTTGGTGTTTGGCCAATGAAAAGTCATTTCTTTCTTTTTCTTCAAAAAGCATGTCCTAACTATTTTGTAAAACCTTATCGAAATTAATACAACCTAAAAATCATATGGAACAATTTCTTACAAAAAGTTAAACGAAATAACATGCCACGAACTGTCACCCGCTCTTCTTAGTTTAGGGTAGTGAATGAATTGAATAACAGATAAGACTGTCATTGCGAGGAGCCTACACAAGCTGTAAACAGGACTAAATAGTTAAACGACGAAGCAATCTCCCGGAAACGAATTCCTAAATAATTCTGGGAGATCGCCGCGTCGTAAACCCTACATTTCGAATTCAAACCTTGTTACCTCCTCGCAATGACAGCCCATATTTAAACACACATGCTCAAAATCACCAAGGCCGGAAATCATGGAATATTGCTGCCCCAGCTGGGCATTGGGCTGGACTATAGCGGAAAGCAGGCGAAACACGTGTTTGTCTCTCACGGTCATGCGGATCATATTCCCTGGAGCTCCAATGCCAAAGCAGTGTATGCCACTCCACCTACCAAAAAATTCATGACTCTCCGGGGCGCCAAATACGAGGTGCGGGAACTCCCCTTTAAGCAATCTATAGAAACTGAGAACGCCAGAGTTACTTTCTATCCTGCCGGACATATTCTCGGCTCCGCCATGACGTTCGTGGAATCCGACTTCGGCAACCTGCTCTACACCGGTGATTACCGCACCCCTCCCTCTCCCGCCACCGAAGGTTTCGAACTCCCCGATGCTCAAATCGACAGTTTTATCACCGAAGCGACCTTTAGTCTGCCCGTGTATAAATGGCAAAGCTATGATGAACTGAAAGCAGACATTTACGGCTTCGCGAA
The genomic region above belongs to Gracilimonas sp. and contains:
- a CDS encoding DUF3185 family protein translates to MNRIVAIALLLAGALLLYFGYQEYNSLGSELDQAFGGSGSTDAIVMLVVGVVAVILGGSRLAKKK